A stretch of Caballeronia sp. NK8 DNA encodes these proteins:
- a CDS encoding AraC family transcriptional regulator — protein MDILTDIIRLMRPRAISWRTVEAQGRWGMSVPCRDIPVFCLVVTGQCWYVPRHGQPLLMRQGDYLLMRATARYCLVSDPDASATLHAMEDGVAADAYVRWDEGAGGDKVRLVGGYFEIGPEHTALFSGMLPDFLYIRSSDEEAGRLSRLIALIGEESSIDLPGRDLVMSRLVEIMLVEVWRRPLTRIDSREAGWFSGMADPHIHLALQKMHADVARHWTVDGLAKDVGMSRAAFARRFAERVGVAPATYLSNWRIALAKDALLNSERSLTDIALSIGYYSDSAFSTAFSRVVGVAPAAFRRARQGEQAAR, from the coding sequence ATGGACATCCTGACCGATATCATCCGACTCATGCGGCCCCGGGCGATCAGCTGGCGGACGGTCGAGGCGCAGGGCCGCTGGGGCATGAGCGTGCCGTGCCGGGACATTCCGGTGTTCTGCCTCGTCGTGACGGGGCAATGCTGGTACGTGCCGCGCCACGGCCAGCCGCTGCTGATGCGCCAGGGCGACTACCTCCTCATGCGCGCGACGGCCCGCTATTGCCTCGTCAGCGACCCCGATGCGAGCGCCACGCTGCACGCGATGGAAGACGGCGTCGCAGCCGATGCGTACGTTCGCTGGGACGAGGGCGCAGGCGGCGACAAGGTCCGTCTCGTCGGCGGGTACTTCGAGATCGGCCCGGAACACACGGCGCTCTTCTCGGGCATGCTGCCGGATTTTCTGTACATCCGTTCGTCTGACGAAGAGGCGGGGCGGCTGTCGAGGCTGATTGCGCTGATCGGCGAGGAGTCGAGCATCGATCTGCCGGGACGCGATCTCGTCATGAGCCGGCTCGTCGAAATCATGCTGGTCGAAGTGTGGCGGCGTCCGCTGACCCGGATCGACTCGCGCGAGGCCGGCTGGTTCAGCGGCATGGCCGACCCGCACATCCATCTCGCGCTGCAGAAAATGCACGCGGACGTTGCGCGTCACTGGACCGTCGACGGGCTCGCGAAGGACGTCGGCATGTCGCGTGCCGCGTTCGCGCGGCGCTTTGCGGAACGCGTCGGCGTCGCGCCCGCCACGTATCTGTCGAACTGGCGCATTGCGCTCGCCAAGGATGCGCTGCTCAACAGCGAACGTTCGCTCACCGACATCGCACTGTCCATCGGCTATTACTCGGACAGTGCATTCAGCACGGCATTCAGCCGCGTGGTCGGCGTCGCGCCCGCGGCGTTCCGCCGCGCGCGACAAGGCGAGCAGGCTGCCCGATAG